The following are encoded in a window of Geotrypetes seraphini chromosome 5, aGeoSer1.1, whole genome shotgun sequence genomic DNA:
- the CDK5R2 gene encoding cyclin-dependent kinase 5 activator 2 — protein MGTALSLPPGAARSKPERGLRRPSVLLWKRLVAASAKRRSAKKAKPVPAPESSPRRVLVQASTGELLRCLAHFLCRRCYRLKELSPAEVAGWFRAVDRALLLQGWQEQGFISPANLVFVYLLCREAVGTELGSAAELHAAFLTCLYLAYSYMGNEISYPLKPFLVEGSKEAFWERCLGIIQRTSAKMLQINADPRYFTQLFQELKGEGEISVSQLISTSLKTSSLKVEIEGTGGIYLDLLRTLESEGEALLVPKNSLRSKEKLQIHSRLKLRNTSRRDKG, from the exons ATGGGCACCGCGCTCTCGCTGCCCCCGGGGGCCGCCCGCAGCAAGCCCGAGCGCGGCCTGCGGCGCCCCTCCGTCCTGCTCTGGAAGCGCCTGGTGGCCGCCTCGGCCAAGCGCAGGAGCGCCAAGAAGGCCAAGCCCGTCCCCGCCCCGGAGAGCTCCCCGCGCAGGGTGCTGGTGCAGGCGTCCACGGGCGAGCTGCTGCGCTGCCTGGCGCACTTCCTGTGCCGCCGCTGCTACCGCCTGAAGGAGCTGAGCCCGGCCGAGGTGGCGGGCTGGTTCCGCGCCGTCGACCGCGCCCTCCtgctgcagggctggcaggagCAGGGCTTCATCAGCCCTGCCAACCTAGTCTTCGTCTACCTGCTGTGCCGCGAGGCGGTGGGCACCGAGCTGGGCAGCGCCGCCGAGCTGCACGCCGCCTTCCTCACCTGCCTCTACCTGGCCTACTCCTACATGGGCAACGAGATCTCGTACCCGCTCAAGCCCTTCCTGGTGGAGGGCAGCAAGGAGGCGTTCTGGGAGCGCTGCCTGGGCATCATCCAACGCACCAGTGCCAAGATGCTGCAGATCAACGCCGACCCGCGCTACTTCACGCAGCTCTTCCAGGAGCTGAAGGGCGAGGGCG agatcagtgtttctcaactca TTTCCACATCTCTCAAGACTAGCTCTCTAAAGGTAGAAATAGAGGGAACTGGTGGAATCTACCTGGATTTACTTCGTACTTTGGAGTCGGAGGGGGAAGCACTATTAGTGCCAAAAAATTCTCTAAGATCTAAAGAAAAGCTCCAGATCCATTCTCGTTTGAAACTCAGAAATACATCTAGAAGGGATAAAGGATAG